CGTTGGCCTCGAGCAGGTCCTTGCGCTCCATGCCCTTGCCCCGGGGACGGGCGCCGACCAGAAGGGCGATGTCGGCGTCCTTGAAAGCCACCTCGGGATCGTCGGTGCCGACCGTGCCAGCGAGGAGGGGGAAGGCGCAGTCCTCGAGCTCCATCATCACGCCCTTGAGGGCGGCCTGGGCCTGGGGCAGGTCGAGCAGCTGGAGGATGACCGGCTGATCCTTGCCCAGCATCTCGCCGCTGGCGATGCGGAACAGGAGGCTGTAGCCGATCTGGCCGGCGGCACCGGTGACGGCTACGCGAACGGGGGCTTTCATCGTCGAAATTCTCCTTATGGTGGTGCGATCAGAGCAAACGTCACTCGCGTTGAGCTGCGAACTCCCGTCGTTGCCGCGGTCGGTTTAGGCCACGGTAAACGCTCTGGCTGCCCTGTGGGACTGACCGCTGGTCCAGGCGCAAAGTGCGCTCAAGCAAGCTTTTCCGACTGAGTGTAGCACGTCGGCAAAGCTTTTCGCCATTCGAGAGCTGACGCCCTCGGCCTACTTGCTGGGGCGGGTCGCGGCGCGCCAGAGCTGGTACAGGGCCCAGATGGCCCCCGCCGAGAGGACGCCCGCGTCGTGGCGGCGCAGAGGCGGACGAACGGCCTGGTACAGGGCGTAGACCATGGGCGCCAGTCGGCGGTGGACCATGCGCGAGGCGGCGGATCCCTGCATGTACAGGCGCAGGGGGTGGGTCGGCGTCCTGCGCTTCAGGGGCTCGGCCGCAAGCAGCCTGCCGTGGATCATGTCCTTGAGGACGTGGTAGGCCGGCTTGAGCGCACCCGTGACATCAATCAGGCCGAAATGATTCTCGATGCCGATGACCTCGGCATGGCTGCCGTCCATCAGGTGCCCCGGCACGGCGTCGTAGAGCTCGTAGACGTTGGCGAGGTTCAGCTTGTTGTGGGGCCAGCGCTCGGGCGCCAGGCGCTCCGCCAGGTGGGGCAGGGCCTGGGCGTACCAGTCACGCATGGTCTCCGGGCTGTGGTCCTCGGGGAAAAAACGCACCCGCACCGGGCGCTTGATGAGATCCACGTTGGGGCAGCTGGAGTACCCGAACTCGCCCACGAGCGCCGTCTTGCCGTACCACGTCGAGCGCGGGTCGTTGACCTTGCGTGCCAGCACGTCGATCGGGTCCCAGTGCAGGGGCCCGGATCCCGGGACCCAAGTGTCGGGGTAGTGGTCCAGCGCGATCGCATCCACGCAGTCCCCCGCCTGCTCCATGAACTGGTCGGTGAAGTGCTCCCATTCGGTCCAGCCCGGATACGAGACGGGGGTGTACTCCGAGACGTTGGAGATGACGTTGTAGATGAGGAAGGCATCCTCGCCCAGCTCCTGGCGGGCGATCCGGAACAGGGGGACCAGCGCCTGCCAGCGCACCCCCACCGGCAGGGTGACGCGCCAGGAGGCCAGCGAGAACGTCTTGACCTCGAAGAGGTTGAAGTCGTCCTTGAGGTGGGAGACGAAGTTGTTGGGCTCGTTCCAGACCTGCCAGATGCCCACCAGGTCGCCGAACTCGCGGGCGCAGAGGCGGCAGTACTGCCGCCACGCCACGAGGAAGCCGTCGAGGTCCCGATCGGCCAGCTCGCACGCCCAGGCGGGAGGGTTGTACAGGATGGCGTAGATCGAGCGGCCGGACTGGACGAGGGCCTTCAAGTAGTGACGGTACCAGGCCACCACCTCGAGGCGCACGCGCCCCGGCTCGGGCTCCAGGTGGGCCCAGAGCAGGTCCATGCGGACGTAGCTCGCTCCCAAATCGCTCAGGTGCTCGACGGCGCGATCCCCGCTGCGGTGCAGCTCGTCGAGCGAAAAGTCGGGCGAGAGACGGGAGGGGTTCACGTTGATGGCCCATTGCAGGGGGGTGGTCATGCGGGGCCCTCCGGATCGTGTCCCTAGTATTGATCTTTTTCCCGCCGACTCCAAGAACAAACCCGAGAAGCGGCAATCGTGGGGCATTCGCGGTATAATGCTTCCCGACGAGGTGCTGATTGGTGCAGCTTTCCGACCGAATCCAGGAGTTGCTTTCGCATTTGCCGACCAACCCGGGCGTCTACCTCATGCAAGACGCCGCCGGGGCGATCCTGTACGTGGGCAAGGCGGTCAACCTGAGGAGCAGGGTCCGGTCCTACTTCCGGGAGGACAAGGGCCACTCGCCCAAGGTCCGCGCCCTGGTGCGCGTGATCGACCGCTTCGAGACCATCTCGACCACCACCGAGGTCGAGGCCCTGGTGCTCGAGAACACCCTGATCAAGCGGCATCAGCCCTACTTCAACATCCTGCTCAAGGACGACAAGACCTACCCCTGGCTCAAGCTGACCCTCAACGAGCCCTATCCCCGCCTCGTCGTCACCCGCAAGCGCCTCAACGACGGCGCCCGCTACTTCGGGCCCTATCCGGACGCCGGGGCCATGTACGCGACCCTGCGCCTCATCAAGCAGCTCTTTCCCCTCAGGCAGCGCCCTACCCCCCAGTTCCGCGACAGGCCCTGCCTCAACTACGCCATCGGTCGCTGCCTGGGCCCGTGCCAGGGGATGGTCTCGGTCGACGCGTACCGGGCCATGGTGGACAAGGTCCTCTTCTTCCTCGAGGGCCGCCACAAGGAGCTGCTGCGCGACCTGAGGGCCCAGATGAGTGAGGCGTCCGAGGCGCTAGACTTCGAGCGTGCGGCCAAGGCGCGCGATGCGATCGCGGCCATCACGAGCCTCCTCGAGGAGCAGAAGGTTGAAGCCAGCCGCGAGACCGACCAGGACGTGGTCGCGATCGCCTGCGACGAGATCTCGGCCAGCATCCAGCTCTTCGAGGTGCGCGAGGGCAAGGTGATCGGCCGCCGCGCCTTCATCCTCGAGCGCGCCGACTCCGAGCCGGCCGAGGTGCTCGGGGCCTTCCTCGGCCAGTATTACGACGCCTCGGCGCTCGCGCGGGTGCCCAAGGAGGTCGTCCTGCCCGAGGCCGTTCCGGAGCAGGAGGTGCTCGCGGCCTTCCTGGCCGAGAGGCGTGGAAGCAAGGTGGCACTTTTGGTGCCGCAGCGCGGCGACAAGTTGAAGCTCATGGAGCTGGTGGCCTATAATGCCCAACAGGCACTCGAGCAGGAGCGCCTGAGGCGCTGGGCTGCGCTCGAGAAGGGACCCCACAAGGCCCTGCGCGAGCTGGCCGACGCCCTGGGCCTCGCCGAGGTCCCGCACCGGATCGAGGGCTACGACATCGCCCACGTTCAGGGGTCGGACACGGTCGCATCCATGGTGGTCTTCGAGGGGGGAGTGCCGGCCAAGGCCGCGTACCGTCGCTTCAAGATCAAGACCGTCGAGGGCATCGACGACTTCGCCTCCATGCACGAGGTAGTCAAGCGCCGCTTCAGGCACGTGAGCGAGGGGGCGGATCCCGAGGGCCGGTGGAGCATGCCCGATCTGGTCTTGATCGACGGCGGCAAGGGGCAACTCGGCGCTGCTGTCGCCGCCCTGGATCGCCTGGGGGTGGAGGTGCCCATCTTCGGTCTGGCCAAGCAGTTCGAGGAGATCTACCTGCCCGGGCGCAAGGACCCGATCCGGCTCGGCGAGAACTCGGCGGCCCTGCACCTGATCCAGCGGGTTCGCGACGAGGCTCACCGCTTCGCCAACACCTTCCACGGCAAGCTGCGCGCCAAGCGCATGACGCGGTCGGTGCTGGACGAGGTGCCGGGCATCGGCGAGAAGCGCAAGGTCCATTTACTCAAGGCCATCGGGTCGGTGGACGCCATGCGCGCCCTGAGCGTCGACGAGCTCGCCTCGCGAGGCGCATTGCCCCACCGGGTGGCCGAAACACTGTACTCCCGCCTGCATTCGCCTGCAGGGAACTCGTAACGGAGCATTCGCCGGTTGTCATCACCCGACTCTTTCAAGCTGATCGCCTGCGCGCTGGTGGCCACGACGCTCCTCTCGCTGGGGAGCTCGCCCGTGGCCGCCGCCCGCCAGGCCGACCCGATCAAGAGCCACCAGGACCGCCTGCAAATGATCAACCAGCGGCTGGAGGCCACGCGCCAGCGGGTCAAGACCCTCCGGCGCCAGGAGCACAAGACGGTCGATCAGCTCACCGACCTTCAGCAGAAGCTGGAGCGCACCAGCGTCCAGCTCGAGGACTCGGAGTTCCGCCTCGATCGCGCCCAGCAGCAGCTAGAAGCGACCAAGGCCGCGCTCTCCAGGGCCAAGACCCGTTTCGCCCGCGAGCAGGTGCTCGCACGCAGCCGCCTGCGGGCCATTTACAAGCACCGGCAGGCCGATTACTGGGAGGCCCTGCTGACCGCACCGGATCTGGCCACCTTCACGACCCGCTATCAGTACTTCAAGCACATCTCCCAGACCGACGCCGAGCTGCTGAATCGCCTCGACAACCGCCTGGACGATATCACCGTCCAGAAGAAGCGCTACGGGGCGACGGTGCAGACCATCGCCACCGTCACCGACAACATCAAGCAGCAGAAGGACGAGATCCAGGACAACACCCAAGAGACCGCCGAACTGCTCGAGCGCATCCGCAGCCAGCGGGCCGAGGCCGAGGCCGCGATCGCCCAGCTGGAGCGCGACAGCCAGCAGATCGAGGCCATGATCCGCCGCATGATGGCCGCCCGCCGGCGCATGCCGCGCCTGGGCACCGGTCGCTTCGCTCGGCCCGTCGACTCGCCGGTCGGCAGCGGCTTCGGGATGCGCTATCACCCGATCCTCCACGTCAACCGCCCCCACCGGGGCCTGGATTTCAGCGCGCCTTCCGGCACCCCGATCCGGGCGGCGAATCGCGGCGTGGTAATATGGAGCGGGTGGTTCGGCGCCTTCGGCAAGCTCGTCATCATCGACCACGGGGGCGATCTCACCACCCTCTACGCCCACACCAGCCGCATCGTCGTCTCGAAGGGGGACGCGGTCGCGCGCGGGCAGCTCATCGCCTACAGCGGCTCCACGGGCCTCTCGACCGGGCCTCACCTGCACTTCGAGATCCGCCACAACGGCACGCCCGTCGATCCGTTAGGTTATCTGCGATAGAGCGTCTGACAAAACTGTTCCTGCTCCATGAGCCGCGGGCGCTCGAGCCGCCAGCGGCGGCCAAAGGTCAAAACATGCCTGGTTTTGTCGGATGCTCTTAGGGGTACACTGAAACCCGAGTCGACCCCGGGTCTTGCTTGGAAGGATGTCAGATGAAGCGCAACTTCGGTAACGTCATGGTGGTCATGGGCCTGATGGCGGCCTCCTTCGGGATCGGCATGGGCGTTCACCCCCTCAAGGTTGCGGCCGAGACGCGCTCCTTCTCGACCTTCCTCCAGGTCTACGACCTGGTCAAGAGCGAGTTCATCGACGGCAAGGTCCAGGAGAACAAGCTCGAGTACGGCGCCATCCGCGGCCTGCTCGACAGCCTCGACGATCCCTACACCCGGTTCATGGAGCCCAAGGTCTTCAAGTCCATGCAGGACGAGCGCCACGGCTCGTTCTTCGGGATCGGCATCCAGATCGGCATGAACAAGGACAAGCAGCTCTCGGTCGTCGCGCCCATCGAGGACACCCCGGCGGCCAAGGCCGGCCTCAAGAGCGGGGACCACATCGTCGAGATCGACGGCAAGACCACCAAGGCCATGGCCATCGAGGAGGCCGTCTCCCACATCCGCGGCAACAAGGGCACCAAGGTCATCCTCAAGATCCAGCGCGCCGCCCAGAAGCCCTTCGAGGTCGCCATCATCCGCGACTCGATCGCGACCAAGGCCGTCAAGACCAAGGAGCTCGATGGCAACATCGGCTACATCCGCCTCTCGACCTTCATGAACGAGAACGCCGACCAGGACATGCGCCTGGCCCTGGACAAGTTCAAGGGCAAGAGCGCGCTGGTGCTCGACCTGCGCGGCAACCCGGGCGGCCTGTTGCCCAACGCCGTCAGCATCGGGTCCATGTTCATCGACAAGGGCGTCCCGGTCGTCCAGATCGTGGACCGCGAGGGCAACCGCGAGACCCTCGACTCGACGGGCCGCCTGGCCATTCCCAAGAACAAGCCGGTGGTGGTGCTGGTCGACGGCGGCTCGGCCTCGGCCTCCGAGATCCTCTCGGGCGCGCTCCAGGACACCCACCGCGCGACGCTCGTCGGCACCAAGACCTTCGGCAAGGGCCTCGTCCAGACCGTCCACGCCCTGGACGGCGGGTCGGGAGTGGCGATCACCACCAACAAGTACCTGACGTCGGGCGGGAACGACATCAACAAGAAGGGGATCGTCCCCGACGTGGTGGTCGAGTTCCCGGCGATCGCGACCACCTCGGCCGACCCCGAGGACATGCCCACCCTGGACGACCTGATCAAGAACGGCAAGGATGTTCAGCTCAACAAGGGCATCGCGATCCTCAAGGAGAAGCTCGCGAAGAACTAGTCCGCTCAACGCGAAAGGGGGGATGGCCGAGGCCGTCCCCCCTTTCGCGTTGGCGCCTCAGTGCGAAGGCGCGGCGCTGCGGGTCGCGGGCGTCTCGCCCCGCAGCTGGTACAGGCGCCCGGCCTTGGCGTCCACGACGAACGGTGAGCCGTCGGGTGCCAGGGCGATCGCCCCCGGTGCGTCGAGGGGGGCGCGCTTGGCGTCGGCGGCCTCGTCAGAGCGGCCGGCCTTGCCGTTGCCCGCCACGGTCCGGATGGGGCCCCCGGGCCGGATCCAGCGGATACGGTGGTTGCCCGTGTCCGAGACGAGCAGGTCGCCGGTGCTCAGTACCACCACGCCGGAGGGCGAGGCCAGCTGGCTCTGGGCGGCGGGGCCGTCGTCACCGGCGAACCCCTCCTGCCCGTTGCCGGCCACGGTGGTGATCGCTCCGTCGGGTGCGATCTTGCGGATGGCATGGTTGCTGGTGTCGGCCACGTACAGGCTTCCGTCCGCGCCCACGTCGAGCGCCAGAGGGGAGTGCAGGGCGGCGTCCTTGGCGGGGCCCGCGTCGCCCTCGAACCTGGCGAGGCCGTTGCCCGCCACGGTGGTGATGCGGCCGTCGGTGTCCACCTTGCGGATGCGGTGGTGGCCCGTGTCGGCGATGTAGAGAGCGCCCTTGGCATCGGCCCTGACGTCGCTGGGGGCGTCGAGCTGGGCGCTGATGGCGAGCCCCCCGTCCCCGATGGGGAAGAGGGCGGTGCCGGTGCCCGCGAAGGGCTCGGGGGCACCGCCTTCGAGCATGCGGTAGATCCGGTTGGTGGGCGGATCGGCGATGAAGGTCGAGCCGGCTGCGAGGGCCAGGCCGGCTGGCCCCTTGAGGGCCTGCCCCACCGGTGCGATGACCCGCAGCTGCCCTTCGGGGCCGAGCACCGTCAGGCCTTCGAGGGTGGCGAGCAAGAACCCGTCGGGTCCGATCGCGAGGCCGCGCGGGGCCGAAAGGTCCCCCATGACGGTCGAGAGCGCGTAGCGTGGCGCCTGATCCGCCTCGGAAGGCGGTGGAGCCTGCTTGCATGCGGCGACGGACGCGCCGAGCGCGAGCGCGGCGGCCAGGGCGAAGGGCTGATGGCGCATGGCGAATTTTCCCCTTACGGCAGGACGGAGCGCAGAGCCGCTCCATTATGAAGCCCCTCTATTCTAGCGAACGTTTGCTCGTTTGGACGAGGCCCCGAGCGAACATAACCCGACTGCGGAGCGCGCAAGGCTCGACCTGATGCCGACGACAGCCGGATGATGTGATAAGATATCGCCTGGACTTGGGAAATGGAGGAAACACATGGAACCGATCAATCTCGGCATCGATCTCGGCCGCTCGGAGACGCGCCTGTTCGACGGCGAGCACCTCTTCGTGATCCCCACCCTGATCGGCGGCCCCGTGGCGACCATCCGGCGTGGCACGGCCCGGATCGCGGACGAGGCCCTCGAGGGCCACCTGTCGGTCAAGATCGGCTCCCACGAGTACTCGCTCGGCCGCCATGCGCAGGAGCAGCCTTTCCTCTTCCCGGTCAACGACGTGGACCTCTTCGCCGACGACCTCAACCTGGCCCTGGTGCTCGGCGTGCTCGGCCTCTACGTGCGCCGCATGGGGATCGAGGGCGTCCCCCCCCTCAAGCTCTGCCTCGGCCTGCCCGTGGCCCTCACCCGCCGCGCCGCCTACACCGAGGCCCGCCTGGCGGAGTGGACCAAGACGCACCACTTCGAGTTCTGCGGCGAGCCCATGACCCTCGACATCGTCCAGGTCGACTACATCCCCCAGCCGGTCGGTGCCGTCTACGCGGCCATTCTGGCGGGCCAGCTCGACTACACCCCCACCGAGAACATCGGCGTCATCGACCCCGGCCACCTCTCGACCGACTGGGTGGTCGTTCGCCTGCCCAACGAGCTCACCTCCTACTCGGGCCAGAGCACGGCGGCCGCGGGCTTCCGCCTGACCGAGGCGGTGAGCACCCACCTGTCCGAGCAGGGCGTGACGCGCCTCGACCCCCTCGCCATCATGGAGTCGCTGACGACCGGTGAGTACGTGGACAACGGCGAGACGATCACGGTCCGCGACGAGGTCACCTCGGCGCTGGTCGAGCGCATGGCCCAGCAGATCGCGCTGACGGTCAAGCAGAGCTGGCGCGACCTCTCCATCGATCGCATGATCCTGGTCGGCGGCTTCGGGCGCCTGCTGTATCCCCACCTGACCCAGAACTCGTACTTCCGCGACCTGCAGATGGGGCAGGACTTCCGCTATTACAACGTTCGAGGAACCTACGAGTACGGCATGGCCACCCCCCTGCGCTCGGACGAGGTCATCGCCCAGGCGAGCGCCAAGGTCGCCAAGGCCAAGAAGGCTCCCGAGCCCTTCGCGGAGCCCTTCGCCGAGGTGGAGGCCTAGCCGCCGATGCTGGGGGCATTTCAGGCCCAGCTCCAGCGCCTGCTGCGGCAGTCGGATGATCCGCTGGGTCTCATCACGCCGGACCAGCTCAAGGCCGTGCTCAAGTCGATCGAGGGCAAGTACAACACCCTTCGCGACGAGAACAAGCGCCTCAAGGCCCAGGTCTCGGAGCTGCGCGAGGGCAACGACCATCTCGAGCAGCGGCTCCATGCCCAGAGCGTGGAGTTGGATCGCGAGCGCACGGCTCCTCGCCCCGACCCCGAGGAGCTGCAGCGTCAGCGCGCCGAGTTCGCGCTGGTCCAGCAGGCCTCCGAGGCCCTGCGCGAGCAGCTCGCATCGTCCGAGGAAGCGATCGCGCGCCTCGAA
This is a stretch of genomic DNA from Pantanalinema sp.. It encodes these proteins:
- a CDS encoding S41 family peptidase, with the protein product MKRNFGNVMVVMGLMAASFGIGMGVHPLKVAAETRSFSTFLQVYDLVKSEFIDGKVQENKLEYGAIRGLLDSLDDPYTRFMEPKVFKSMQDERHGSFFGIGIQIGMNKDKQLSVVAPIEDTPAAKAGLKSGDHIVEIDGKTTKAMAIEEAVSHIRGNKGTKVILKIQRAAQKPFEVAIIRDSIATKAVKTKELDGNIGYIRLSTFMNENADQDMRLALDKFKGKSALVLDLRGNPGGLLPNAVSIGSMFIDKGVPVVQIVDREGNRETLDSTGRLAIPKNKPVVVLVDGGSASASEILSGALQDTHRATLVGTKTFGKGLVQTVHALDGGSGVAITTNKYLTSGGNDINKKGIVPDVVVEFPAIATTSADPEDMPTLDDLIKNGKDVQLNKGIAILKEKLAKN
- a CDS encoding peptidoglycan DD-metalloendopeptidase family protein, which encodes MSSPDSFKLIACALVATTLLSLGSSPVAAARQADPIKSHQDRLQMINQRLEATRQRVKTLRRQEHKTVDQLTDLQQKLERTSVQLEDSEFRLDRAQQQLEATKAALSRAKTRFAREQVLARSRLRAIYKHRQADYWEALLTAPDLATFTTRYQYFKHISQTDAELLNRLDNRLDDITVQKKRYGATVQTIATVTDNIKQQKDEIQDNTQETAELLERIRSQRAEAEAAIAQLERDSQQIEAMIRRMMAARRRMPRLGTGRFARPVDSPVGSGFGMRYHPILHVNRPHRGLDFSAPSGTPIRAANRGVVIWSGWFGAFGKLVIIDHGGDLTTLYAHTSRIVVSKGDAVARGQLIAYSGSTGLSTGPHLHFEIRHNGTPVDPLGYLR
- a CDS encoding ParM/StbA family protein: MEPINLGIDLGRSETRLFDGEHLFVIPTLIGGPVATIRRGTARIADEALEGHLSVKIGSHEYSLGRHAQEQPFLFPVNDVDLFADDLNLALVLGVLGLYVRRMGIEGVPPLKLCLGLPVALTRRAAYTEARLAEWTKTHHFEFCGEPMTLDIVQVDYIPQPVGAVYAAILAGQLDYTPTENIGVIDPGHLSTDWVVVRLPNELTSYSGQSTAAAGFRLTEAVSTHLSEQGVTRLDPLAIMESLTTGEYVDNGETITVRDEVTSALVERMAQQIALTVKQSWRDLSIDRMILVGGFGRLLYPHLTQNSYFRDLQMGQDFRYYNVRGTYEYGMATPLRSDEVIAQASAKVAKAKKAPEPFAEPFAEVEA
- the uvrC gene encoding excinuclease ABC subunit UvrC, with product MQLSDRIQELLSHLPTNPGVYLMQDAAGAILYVGKAVNLRSRVRSYFREDKGHSPKVRALVRVIDRFETISTTTEVEALVLENTLIKRHQPYFNILLKDDKTYPWLKLTLNEPYPRLVVTRKRLNDGARYFGPYPDAGAMYATLRLIKQLFPLRQRPTPQFRDRPCLNYAIGRCLGPCQGMVSVDAYRAMVDKVLFFLEGRHKELLRDLRAQMSEASEALDFERAAKARDAIAAITSLLEEQKVEASRETDQDVVAIACDEISASIQLFEVREGKVIGRRAFILERADSEPAEVLGAFLGQYYDASALARVPKEVVLPEAVPEQEVLAAFLAERRGSKVALLVPQRGDKLKLMELVAYNAQQALEQERLRRWAALEKGPHKALRELADALGLAEVPHRIEGYDIAHVQGSDTVASMVVFEGGVPAKAAYRRFKIKTVEGIDDFASMHEVVKRRFRHVSEGADPEGRWSMPDLVLIDGGKGQLGAAVAALDRLGVEVPIFGLAKQFEEIYLPGRKDPIRLGENSAALHLIQRVRDEAHRFANTFHGKLRAKRMTRSVLDEVPGIGEKRKVHLLKAIGSVDAMRALSVDELASRGALPHRVAETLYSRLHSPAGNS